DNA sequence from the Desulfurellaceae bacterium genome:
GGGGGCCGATGAACGGGACGAAGAGGCGTTTGTCGGCTGCTTTACCGAGGACGCCAGCTGGGACGGCGGCAGCTTTGGCCACTATGAGGGCCGGGAGGCGATCCGTACCTTTTTCCGCGCCATTCCCGACCGCCTGTCGTTTGCCGTCCACTATGTGATGAACCCCCAGATTGAGGTCAACGGCG
Encoded proteins:
- a CDS encoding nuclear transport factor 2 family protein, producing MQLEELDQRIQTLEDIEAIKQLKARYCAGADERDEEAFVGCFTEDASWDGGSFGHYEGREAIRTFFRAIPDRLSFAVHYVMNPQIEVNG